CAGAAAGACTCTAGCAAGGTGTATCATAATTCTGATTAATGCTTCAGGTGTGCGTTTGACGCTTGTTAATGGATCCTGTTCATTATTAATGTGAAGACTACATTTGTGAGGAGAACGGACTTCATACAGCCACTAAGCAAAATCACTGTGACACCAGCTGGTTAACAGTCATTACCTGAAACCtgaaacttttgaaaggtagtgcattttattctaattttacaCTTCTAATGAAATATTGGCACGTCATAATGGACACTCATTTGATGTGCAGCTTACCGTCTAAACAGGCCTTGCGCAGTTTGGCATCAAGCCCCCCTTGAATAATGGCGAAGAGGTTCTGTCGATCTGGATTCTTGTTGGCTGCGATGCAGCGGTCCAGCCAGCGCACAGAGCGGTGCATGGCCTCCTCCACCCGCGGCCCTTTCACCGTACTGCTCACCACGTCATCCAGCTGCATCATGATGTCTGAACCTGCACAGAGTCGCAACGGTTTCAATGAGCATCTGTTGAATGCTCATGTTAAGAGATCTGTACATTCCTTCATACCCAGGCTGTTCTGTATGGCGATGGACTGCTCAGGAGTGAGCAGGATTTCCTTTCCATCATAAGGGGAACGGAACTTGACTCCCTCCTCCGTCACCTCCGACAGCTCCACTAGAGACACCATCTGAAACCCGCCACTGTCCTATTAAAACAAACACAGGGGAAACACAGAAATTGGGGATTTAAAGACCAAGTCCAAATTCATTCATAGTGCAAGTGATTTTTAACCAGTGGGCCTCAGCAAACTTATAGAGGGTCTGAAGGACGATTTGTAAGTactcaaagaaataaattaaaaaataaatgtttaaaaacacacaaagtGTAATGTGCAATAATCTCCTCCATAAATGTTGTTTATCTTGAAGAACTTGGGAGTTCTTGAAACCCCTTCACAAAATGAACAGTGCTGGGTTTATTACTTACAAACTGTAGTCTGTTTCTGATGACAGATTACCTACAAGTTACCTAGTAACCTGATCTAGTAGATTGCATAATTTAGGtactttttttcttacttttgaCATAATTTGTTTGAATGACAATATTTTGAACAgtgttgatataaaaatacaaagagaaataaaatatatatccccttctttattatgaaaaacatgaagtgcattaaacatcagGGTTTTACCAAACTGGGGTTTGTGAAGGAACTGCAAGGGGTTTGTGAGTTGttgaaaaattattaattgaCTGATAAAACtgtaaacctaaaataaaaagtacataaaaatatatatatatatgaatacttATATTTTATCAGTGTGACCATTAACATCAGAGAACAGTGAACATTCAAatttgttgttaaattattgtaatagtgacttaaaatctattttaagtaCTATTTACTAttcaaatagtatttttttaaatatataaatattttaggtcaaaaTAATGTGTGgataatatgtaatcatgcaatgtactgtataaaaaaatatcggaTTATATGCATTTGAAAATGTCTTCTAATTATAAGCATTTTATTATTGGAATCAATTCTTGATTATCAATACTCTGTTTCtgctcataaaataataaataaaaataaaaagtgtttgaaAACTAGTGTTtactagaaagaaagaaaaaaatatttattattaatattatttaatagaaacTCTTggctgtaataaataaataaatgttactaatTGTAGTAGTATGTAAATATTTCCAATGAGACTTCAAGTGGACAGACTGGTGTTTCACGCTGGCTtgataatatttacaataaaaacggataatatgttttaatattatttttaagactttaacGTTACTCATTCCATAACTTGTCCAATCAACTCTATCCATCAAACGGACACTCTGCAAAATCTGCAGAAGAAGAAAGCGAAATACACACATAATGGTATCCTACATTTGACTATTACTACTTCTGCTGGTGTTTGGGTGTAGTCTGAGAAGAAGAAACAGAAGGAGAAGAATATTTACCGTTAAGAGATTTCTATTCCACTTCATGAATCCATGCAGTCCATTGGCTTTCTCTATTAACTCGGGACCCTGTTAGGACACGATAACAGTCAAGTAAGTTTAAAACATTGTGCACTGATGAAACACTTCGACAATTTAAGAATTCTATCGCTCATACCGGTCTCATGCCCAGATGATAAGTGTTTCCCAGACATATCTGACAGTCCAGATCCTCCAGCTGGTCCACGGTGATGCCTTTCAGGGTACCCTGCGTGCCCACGGGCATGAACACCGGGGTGAGGACAGCACAGTGCGGGAGAGTAAGAGTGCAGGCTCTCGCCTTACTCACGGGACATTCCGCCACGATACGAAGAGCGAGAGGAGCAGCAGAAGACACAGCCTTCATTGATGCCATACTGTCTTCACACTCATGTGTGCTGCTGGGTATGGGCGCAGCCATTTTGAATAAAGAAGTCTGATTCACTTGGGAGTCGTTCATTTGAGTCGAATCCTTTTGATTAATCGTATTAACTCATACAAAAACcgctcaggggtgcgtttcccaagcAACTATATGGTTCGTAGAGTTCAGTTGAACTTACAACCATAGTTAGCTAACGAAGCTTTTGGAAAACGCACCCTTGAACAGTACACGAATCGGACTGAATCGATCCAAACGGTTCTCCGAGTCTCTGACTCACGGAACAGTATACCATCGTGTCTGTCTGATGCATTCAATTCTTAGATTTCAAATTTATAATTTGTCAGTATCAGATATTAGGGTTTCAAATGATTAGTTAGTCAGTTTCATAAATTGAATCGTGCAAGAAATGACCACAACATGTTcttaccactgatctataatagaacCGATTCGCGGAAATGAGTGCAAGCGACGACTCAAGAGTCTCTCAATATGTCTGAAACCAGTTTATCGTTCTAATCGAGAACAATAATAATGTTGGATGATTCTGCTTAAATATCGAATTTTTTTACTAGTCGATATAACAATCTGTAGAGcccaaacaatgttttaataatgCTCTAATACTTAGAAAATTATGATTcaaatttattaaattgaaatacgtttaatttattcatgtttctcCTGTAGTAATTATACATgcgtattattattaaaatcagaattataatttgtattgtatatCCCTACGTTCAAGTGTTTTCGTTGAAATTAAATTGACACGTGAACCGTCCAATGGAACCGTTTGCGGCAGAAACGGAGATCGAGCCAATCAAAAGACAGAACACACCAGGAAGCGCTCTCTTGGACCAATGGGATTTCACGACATAAGGAGGCGGGACCCTCACCGGTGGAGGTCGGATGTCGCCTGACCGGATGATAGCAAGAAGTTTTGTTTTATGAGTTTACGAATGATTGATCCTCAGATCAGTGCACGGATCTTAACGAATACGCCCTAATACGCGGCATCTGTCCGTCagcgagtgtttgatcagttattTATCTCAGACAGACTGATCTGAAAGGGTTTGAAGGGTGGAAACTGAGCACTTGGAAGTAACCCGAGCGCCCTGCTGCCGCGAGCCCGTTCCTGCGCGCGGAGAGACGGTCAGAAACCATGGGCAACCGGGGGATGGAGGACTTGATCCCCCTGATCAATAAACTCCAAGATGCTTTCAGTTCCATTGGCCAAAGTTGTAACTTGGATCTGCCGCAGATCGCCGTGGTCGGAGGACAGAGCGCCGGAAAAAGCTCGGTGCTGGAGAATTTCGTCGGGAGGTTTGTTACTATGTTACTCATTTCACTTCGATCGCGTGCAAAAGTTCAACTCGCTGTAGTTATGTTTTTCTAACTTAATAAGACGACAAACGTCTAATTTGTTACTTTACAGCACCGTTTCTTATACTCGCTGCTCGATCGAGTCACTCGTCTGGGTTGTCATTCACAAACGGGAGTTACGCAGTTAACGTAAGCCGCCGCTCGCCGTCACTCATTGAACCGAAATGGGCGTAAAGTGAGAGCGCAGCGCAAAATGGGGAAGTTGGCGGCACAGTGcactgcacacacatacacacacttattaAGTTATAGCCGTAGTGTCCTTGGGAGTTGTATTGTGCCATATAGGGGAATCAAAACCTTTAAGATATTAATTTGCTCTGCTTAAGGCGTTGAAGTCATTTCCTCGTTCAAACAGCGAATACACTGACACTTCCCTGTCTGGACGTTGACGTCATGCTTTTTGTGTACATGTCCTTATAGAAAACTCTGGCATGGGGGTGGTAATAGCAATGTAGTTTAATATATAACGTAGTATTAAATGACACAGGTATCGCGATATTTGCATAATCCTCAAATGGGCCTCATGGAACACCCTGCCGTGGTAGATGTATAAAAACGTAGTtcctatttattattactttaatgaGAATTAAGCACATTTACCCCCAAGCTATAATTACTAAAACATCAGAATGTTTACttctgaaaacatttaaaatgggtTCCTCCTGATACACTTCTGTGTTTTCTTTGTTTGTCTATTAAAATCTGAATAATGTTTAAGCACTACAgtcacatatacatattttgcaatttaaataaaatgtaagcactaatagtaattattattattattattattaatattattatttttattattaataattcatgtAAATATTGAAACCATCCTAAATTACCAACATATATTATTACTTTAATGCATGGTAATGTTCACTTTCCAAGGTTATTAAATTAGATTATCATTATTGTAATATGCTtctatttttttcacataaacatactttgcaatttaaataaaatgtatttttccacaTTACAGTAACAAGATTATTCTCACAGACATAAAAATAAgtgtttcaaaataatttatatatatattttaaaaaatcctttaGAAGTAAACATTGCATTGATtgcagtaatgcattacagtttctctctctctttctctctttctgtttatacatacaaacacacacacacacacacatcagaataATTTGTAGGCTGTACAATCACATCGAAATACTTTTggcaatttaaatgaaatattaatattatttccaTATCATAAAACgaatactgtaaaaaatgtgcACTATATATATACTGATTCTAATATCTTGAACAGGAATGGTTCGTTCCTACCTACATAGTTTAATACTTTAGATTTATAAAAGGAAGGCATACTATTATTCTTAATGATAAAATCAGTACTGTACACAAGTACTTATCTTCTGCAAAAGATGTTAAATGAACTGTATTCTGTATACAGGTGAGAGTGAGGTGACCTTGAGTTTTGTGTGCTGCAGGTCGCTGTAACCACCTGTTTTGCAGTAATCATAGGTCAGTGCCACACCTGTGTGACACGCAGCAGACTCCAGCACTGACAGGCCTCTCATGCTTGGACAGATGATGTTTGTTACTGTCAGTTTTACTTAGTCATCAGATAAGTTTGTGATCTGTACCTTCCTGCATTCATTTCCTCACCACAGTCTCCTCGATGCGGCTGTCCAGTTTGAATGAATTTTTGTCAGACTGAGTGGCTGAAATGTAGAAATGTTTCATTTCCCATGGATGGATGCAGAGGTTAATCTCTGGAGAGCTTGTGGATGCATGTATTAATTTTCATCAGTGAAGCTGATTAGTCATGTTGTGGACCAGATCATGTCTCCCTTTTaagattattgaaataaaaattctTCTGTTTGCCGTTCTGAAATCTTCCGATAGTCTTGTTGatggattcctttttttttttttatgaattttgggtTGATTT
The nucleotide sequence above comes from Carassius gibelio isolate Cgi1373 ecotype wild population from Czech Republic chromosome B3, carGib1.2-hapl.c, whole genome shotgun sequence. Encoded proteins:
- the LOC127953850 gene encoding queuine tRNA-ribosyltransferase catalytic subunit 1, which encodes MNDSQVNQTSLFKMAAPIPSSTHECEDSMASMKAVSSAAPLALRIVAECPVSKARACTLTLPHCAVLTPVFMPVGTQGTLKGITVDQLEDLDCQICLGNTYHLGMRPGPELIEKANGLHGFMKWNRNLLTDSGGFQMVSLVELSEVTEEGVKFRSPYDGKEILLTPEQSIAIQNSLGSDIMMQLDDVVSSTVKGPRVEEAMHRSVRWLDRCIAANKNPDRQNLFAIIQGGLDAKLRKACLDEMTKRDVPGFAIGGLSGGEEKDDFWKMVTLSTDHLPREKPRYLMGVGYALDLVVCVALGCDMFDCVFPTRTARFGSALVPWGSLQLKQKQYAKDFQPIDPDCQCPTCRRHSRAYLHALFKSDTAALHHITIHNISYQLALMRSVRQSIIEQRFPEFVKAFMKRMFASVEQYPSWAVEALQSVNIDVS